A genome region from Acidobacteriota bacterium includes the following:
- the clpP gene encoding ATP-dependent Clp endopeptidase proteolytic subunit ClpP, producing MYLIPMVVEQTSRGERAYDIYSRLLKDNIIFIGHPIDDNISNLVIAQLLFLEAEDPDKDISIYINCPGGSITAGLAIYDTMQFIKPDITTICIGQAASMAAILLAAGTSGKRFALPNSRIIIHQPLGGFSGQASDIDIQAREILRMKDRLNEIMVRHTGQPFDRIAQDTDRDFIMTAEQARHYGLIDQVIKKRE from the coding sequence ATGTATTTGATACCGATGGTGGTCGAGCAGACCAGCAGAGGAGAGCGGGCCTACGACATCTACTCACGCCTTCTCAAAGACAACATCATCTTCATCGGACATCCCATCGATGACAACATCTCGAATCTTGTGATCGCCCAGCTTCTTTTTCTGGAAGCAGAAGATCCCGATAAAGATATTTCCATCTACATTAATTGTCCTGGTGGTTCCATAACGGCCGGTCTGGCCATCTACGATACGATGCAGTTTATCAAACCCGACATCACGACCATATGCATCGGCCAGGCAGCCAGCATGGCTGCCATTCTCCTGGCCGCCGGTACTTCGGGAAAGAGATTCGCCCTTCCCAATTCGCGGATCATCATTCACCAGCCGCTTGGAGGATTCTCCGGCCAGGCATCCGATATCGACATCCAGGCGCGTGAGATTCTTCGCATGAAGGATAGACTGAACGAGATCATGGTCAGACACACGGGACAACCGTTCGACAGGATTGCCCAGGATACAGATCGAGATTTCATCATGACCGCTGAGCAGGCAAGACACTATGGCCTCATTGATCAGGTCATCAAGAAAAGAGAGTAG
- the tig gene encoding trigger factor, with protein MKVELIDVSSCKKKLAFEIENEIVTEERNGLEREFARKAKIPGFRPGKAPRSVIKARFAKEIEEELKEKIISENFRKAVNERSIVPLHNPILEEYTQKEGEPLKFMVLFEIQPDIKLENYKGMTVTDRKISLEEEEVDRIINSLRESFAKYEVADKESASEGDYVIVRLEGTITGGKEEAKRETKKEKMKGEMKEENLPIVVGSEDNLPEFNRNLVGMRKGEEREFDVEYPENYYAKNLAAKKVHYRMTLKEIKVKVLPELNDDFARNAYATYYAHDHRIEGEHLEKVGREKEGEEKEGKEKVEEGREPKEKRVERLEEFRALIRERMLRRKSDEREITLKNEMLNTLIDANDFEIPEVMVEDQLNIRMEGIVREMFARGINPAKADVNWKEIREKHMEPAKRDVKGKLILSTIAAQEKIEVQEAEIDERIRIDAAAHGTTFEEMRNRLSTEDLQHIQEQILREKALDFLFSNANIT; from the coding sequence ATGAAAGTTGAACTGATCGATGTTTCGTCCTGCAAGAAGAAACTTGCCTTCGAGATCGAGAACGAAATCGTGACCGAGGAGAGGAACGGCCTTGAGCGGGAATTTGCAAGAAAGGCAAAGATTCCGGGATTTCGTCCCGGCAAGGCCCCCCGCTCTGTCATCAAGGCACGATTTGCAAAAGAGATCGAGGAGGAGCTTAAAGAGAAGATCATCTCCGAGAATTTCAGGAAGGCGGTTAATGAGAGATCCATCGTCCCCCTGCATAATCCCATCCTCGAGGAATACACGCAGAAGGAAGGAGAACCGCTCAAATTCATGGTCCTTTTCGAAATTCAGCCGGACATCAAGCTTGAGAACTACAAAGGGATGACGGTCACGGACCGGAAGATAAGCCTCGAAGAGGAAGAGGTCGATCGGATCATTAACTCGCTGCGCGAATCTTTCGCAAAATATGAGGTTGCGGACAAGGAGTCGGCTTCCGAAGGTGATTACGTCATCGTCAGGCTGGAAGGAACCATTACTGGGGGGAAGGAAGAAGCAAAGAGAGAGACGAAGAAAGAGAAGATGAAAGGAGAGATGAAGGAAGAGAACCTTCCCATCGTCGTGGGCTCCGAGGATAACCTTCCTGAATTCAACCGTAACCTGGTCGGGATGAGGAAGGGGGAAGAGAGGGAGTTCGACGTTGAGTATCCCGAGAACTACTATGCGAAGAACCTTGCGGCAAAGAAGGTCCATTACAGAATGACCCTGAAGGAGATCAAGGTCAAGGTCCTTCCCGAACTGAACGATGACTTTGCCAGGAATGCTTACGCAACTTACTACGCTCACGATCACAGGATTGAGGGAGAACATTTAGAAAAAGTGGGAAGAGAGAAAGAAGGGGAAGAAAAAGAAGGAAAAGAGAAAGTAGAGGAAGGGAGAGAACCAAAGGAAAAGCGCGTTGAGAGACTGGAGGAGTTCAGGGCACTCATCAGAGAGAGGATGCTCCGTAGGAAGAGCGATGAGCGAGAAATTACATTGAAAAATGAAATGCTCAATACTCTCATCGATGCGAACGATTTTGAAATTCCCGAGGTGATGGTGGAAGATCAACTCAACATCAGGATGGAGGGGATCGTCCGCGAGATGTTTGCGAGAGGGATCAATCCCGCTAAGGCGGATGTCAACTGGAAGGAGATCAGGGAAAAGCATATGGAACCAGCGAAGAGAGATGTCAAAGGCAAGTTGATCCTTTCTACAATCGCGGCCCAGGAAAAGATCGAAGTGCAAGAAGCAGAAATCGATGAGAGGATCAGGATTGATGCCGCGGCTCATGGAACTACATTCGAGGAGATGAGGAATCGCCTGTCCACAGAGGATTTACAGCATATCCAGGAGCAAATCCTCCGGGAGAAGGCGCTTGACTTTTTGTTCTCGAATGCTAATATTACGTAA